One genomic window of Ruminococcus gauvreauii includes the following:
- a CDS encoding SDR family NAD(P)-dependent oxidoreductase gives MKENKRIALVTGAGGGIGRAVAAELAAGGDHVIVVCRSERGAGNTLRLIASAGGTGEFIGCDVGDIRQVDAMMEKITKVYGRLDVLINNAGISNTHTMDEIEEDEWDQMMDINLKGPFLLCRHAFRLMKGRAYGRIVNISSIAGERGALYSGIHYAASKGGLLAMTKSFALRGAGYGITVNAVSPGTVDTPMAREEGIPTDHIPLGRAASPEEVAHAVCFLACDRASYLTGVTLDVNGGQLMR, from the coding sequence ATGAAAGAAAACAAGAGAATCGCGCTGGTGACCGGGGCGGGAGGCGGCATCGGACGGGCTGTTGCGGCTGAACTTGCCGCGGGGGGCGATCATGTTATAGTGGTCTGCAGATCAGAGAGAGGTGCCGGGAATACGCTCAGGTTAATTGCATCTGCCGGCGGAACGGGAGAATTCATCGGCTGTGATGTCGGAGATATCAGGCAGGTAGACGCCATGATGGAGAAGATCACAAAGGTTTACGGCCGGCTGGATGTACTGATCAATAATGCCGGGATCTCTAATACTCATACCATGGATGAGATTGAAGAGGATGAATGGGATCAGATGATGGATATTAATCTTAAAGGACCGTTTTTATTATGCCGCCATGCATTCCGCCTTATGAAAGGCAGGGCATACGGCCGTATCGTCAATATCTCTTCGATTGCCGGGGAGCGCGGTGCGCTGTACTCCGGCATTCATTATGCGGCATCAAAAGGCGGACTGCTGGCCATGACAAAGTCGTTTGCGCTGCGCGGAGCCGGGTATGGTATCACGGTCAATGCAGTTTCACCCGGAACGGTGGACACGCCAATGGCACGTGAGGAGGGGATACCAACGGATCATATTCCGCTCGGCCGTGCCGCCTCTCCGGAGGAAGTTGCCCATGCAGTCTGTTTTCTTGCCTGCGACAGGGCCTCGTATCTGACGGGCGTGACACTGGATGTCAATGGCGGACAGCTCATGAGATAA
- a CDS encoding DMT family transporter codes for MNRTMNHKSAVLLLVITSILWSFSGIGIKLMSWNGFAIAGLRSLLAASVMLTVVRRPRLPRSPHQIAAVLCYTGLVTLMVTSTKLTTAANAILLQYTAPVYSAVLGYLILKEPVRRKDVITIFMVLSGLVLFLYDGLTGGRMTGNLLALLSGVCYGAMNVFMRKGGNSAPAENVFWGNILTFLLMLPFMGQLEFSPVNTGMILFLGFFQLGLAYVLYTLAIPRVAALKATVITVLEPILSPVWVMIFYGEKPGVLTVAGGAIVLTAICGREILFRKDGDA; via the coding sequence ATGAATCGAACAATGAACCATAAAAGTGCTGTGCTGCTGCTGGTGATCACTTCCATATTATGGAGTTTTTCCGGCATCGGCATTAAGCTGATGTCGTGGAATGGATTTGCGATTGCCGGGCTGCGCAGCCTTCTCGCGGCATCAGTCATGCTGACCGTTGTCAGACGGCCGCGCCTGCCCCGCAGTCCACATCAGATAGCCGCTGTCCTGTGTTATACAGGGCTGGTCACCCTGATGGTGACCTCCACCAAGCTGACGACCGCCGCCAATGCGATACTGCTGCAGTATACAGCACCGGTCTATTCTGCGGTCCTGGGTTATCTGATATTGAAGGAGCCTGTGCGCAGGAAGGATGTCATTACAATTTTCATGGTCCTGTCGGGCCTTGTTCTTTTTTTATATGATGGGCTGACAGGCGGACGGATGACCGGTAACCTGCTGGCTCTTCTTTCCGGTGTATGCTATGGGGCGATGAATGTATTTATGCGCAAAGGAGGAAACAGTGCGCCTGCCGAAAATGTGTTTTGGGGTAATATCCTTACGTTTCTGCTGATGCTGCCGTTTATGGGGCAACTGGAATTTTCACCGGTGAATACGGGGATGATCCTGTTTCTGGGATTTTTTCAGCTGGGTCTGGCTTACGTACTCTATACATTGGCAATTCCACGGGTTGCGGCGCTTAAGGCCACGGTCATTACGGTGCTTGAACCCATCCTGAGTCCGGTATGGGTCATGATCTTTTACGGGGAAAAGCCCGGTGTGTTAACTGTCGCTGGCGGCGCCATTGTGCTGACCGCGATCTGCGGGAGGGAGATTCTCTTCCGGAAGGATGGGGATGCATGA
- a CDS encoding substrate-binding domain-containing protein: MKKRTLIAGLLAASMIITAAAGCGAADGKADAADAGTTEDAGKPKEGGTSEGGGLKVGAATRTLRDSVYIVMRDNAQEEADKLGIDLSWQDCNIDVSVQKSQIENMIASGTDVLIVEAADQKSMSETVTDAQNQGIPVIIIEARIDNFTPDLWVTADSYQVGVQQVDEFIKKWGTTEPANVVLLSGTQGDEVAESISAGVRDQVAEYDNLTLVYEQSCMDWARDKGMAYMEDAISTNNGNIQAVFGNNDQITMGALKAAENAGLVENMWFIGGDHEEEMVKYILDGYNVMTVDKGTEAQGKFLIDAAEMLANGETIPDTQEIDGINVWYAPTTMVNADNVKEFSAGRYPDLFK, encoded by the coding sequence ATGAAAAAAAGAACTCTGATAGCAGGTTTGCTGGCAGCATCAATGATCATCACAGCTGCGGCAGGGTGCGGAGCTGCGGATGGCAAGGCAGATGCAGCGGATGCAGGCACTACGGAAGACGCCGGGAAACCAAAAGAGGGAGGAACGTCAGAAGGCGGAGGATTAAAAGTGGGTGCTGCTACCAGAACTCTTCGGGATTCCGTATATATTGTTATGAGGGATAATGCGCAGGAGGAGGCAGATAAGCTGGGGATCGATCTGTCATGGCAGGACTGTAATATCGATGTGAGTGTACAGAAAAGTCAGATTGAGAATATGATCGCTTCTGGAACGGATGTGCTGATCGTAGAAGCTGCAGATCAGAAATCCATGTCAGAGACAGTGACAGATGCGCAGAATCAGGGGATACCGGTTATCATCATCGAAGCCCGGATTGATAATTTTACTCCCGACTTATGGGTGACGGCTGATTCCTATCAGGTAGGTGTTCAGCAGGTCGATGAATTTATCAAAAAATGGGGGACGACGGAACCCGCAAATGTCGTATTGTTAAGTGGTACACAGGGCGATGAAGTTGCAGAATCCATCTCAGCAGGAGTCAGGGATCAGGTTGCAGAATATGATAATCTGACACTCGTCTATGAACAGTCGTGTATGGACTGGGCACGGGATAAGGGTATGGCTTATATGGAGGATGCAATATCAACAAATAATGGTAACATTCAGGCTGTGTTCGGGAACAACGACCAGATTACCATGGGGGCGCTCAAGGCGGCTGAAAACGCAGGATTAGTTGAGAATATGTGGTTCATCGGCGGAGACCACGAAGAGGAAATGGTAAAGTATATTCTGGACGGTTATAATGTTATGACAGTCGATAAAGGCACAGAGGCGCAGGGGAAATTCCTCATCGACGCTGCCGAGATGCTGGCAAATGGAGAGACAATTCCGGACACACAGGAGATAGACGGGATTAACGTGTGGTATGCCCCGACGACGATGGTAAATGCCGACAATGTAAAAGAGTTCAGTGCCGGCCGTTATCCGGATTTATTTAAATAG
- a CDS encoding sugar ABC transporter ATP-binding protein — MPFIEFEGITKKFPGTVALDSVSLAINKGDIVALCGENGAGKSTLGKVFVGVYPYGSYDGVIKIEGKEVKFTNTLDAEKSGVVMVHQELNLVDEMTVAENISLGNMPHKVGKIDFETMEKVAVNAMQRLGVEIDPGKKLGDLSISMQQMVEIAKAISRNPHTIIFDEATSSLTNSEVETLFAVMRRLKKEEITMIYVTHKMDEIYQICNRVVILKDGKYVNEGNTSEVTKDTLISWMIGRKLEDMFAPKTKQDYLSKKPILEIKNWSVYKEKGSAKKVVDHANLTLRPGEILGIYGLMGAGRTELVTSIFEGNDVPSEGEIFLDGEKIKINTTSDAIRTGIALLTEDRRNSGLITIHSILDNIILASIKNYVGKFFRRDSAREREAARSMVHKLRIKLSSLDTAVSSLSGGNQQKVVLSKWLLTNPRILILDEPTRGIDVGAKKEIYHILQELADKGVGIIVVSSELPEVLGISDRVMVMREGQIAGEIFVRDATEEILVRYAMEGKYNG; from the coding sequence ATGCCGTTTATTGAATTTGAAGGCATTACGAAAAAATTTCCCGGCACGGTTGCTCTGGATTCTGTCAGCCTTGCGATCAATAAAGGCGACATTGTGGCCCTGTGCGGAGAAAACGGTGCCGGTAAATCGACTCTGGGTAAGGTGTTTGTAGGTGTTTACCCTTATGGATCATATGATGGTGTTATAAAAATAGAGGGAAAGGAAGTTAAATTCACCAATACACTGGATGCAGAAAAATCCGGTGTGGTAATGGTGCATCAGGAACTGAATCTCGTGGATGAGATGACGGTGGCAGAAAATATCAGCCTTGGTAATATGCCGCACAAAGTAGGGAAAATTGATTTTGAGACCATGGAAAAAGTGGCGGTAAACGCGATGCAGCGCCTGGGAGTGGAGATCGACCCGGGTAAGAAGCTGGGAGATTTATCAATCAGCATGCAGCAGATGGTGGAGATAGCGAAAGCAATTTCCAGAAATCCGCATACGATTATTTTTGATGAAGCAACAAGTTCTCTCACCAACAGTGAGGTGGAAACTCTTTTTGCGGTTATGAGAAGGCTGAAAAAAGAAGAGATAACGATGATTTATGTGACGCACAAGATGGATGAAATATATCAGATCTGTAACCGCGTTGTTATTTTAAAAGATGGAAAATACGTGAATGAAGGCAATACTTCTGAGGTTACCAAGGACACCCTGATAAGCTGGATGATCGGAAGAAAACTGGAAGATATGTTTGCGCCGAAGACAAAGCAGGATTACCTCTCAAAAAAGCCGATACTGGAAATAAAAAACTGGTCTGTGTATAAAGAAAAAGGCAGTGCAAAAAAGGTTGTGGATCATGCAAATCTTACATTGAGGCCGGGTGAGATTCTGGGAATATACGGGCTGATGGGAGCGGGAAGGACGGAGCTGGTAACTTCGATCTTTGAAGGAAATGATGTCCCCAGTGAGGGTGAAATATTCCTCGACGGAGAAAAGATTAAGATTAATACGACAAGTGATGCAATTCGTACAGGCATTGCGCTTCTGACAGAGGACAGAAGAAATTCCGGCCTGATAACGATACACAGCATTTTGGATAATATTATATTGGCCTCTATCAAGAACTATGTGGGGAAATTTTTCAGAAGGGATTCGGCGAGAGAAAGAGAAGCCGCCCGGAGTATGGTACATAAGCTGAGGATCAAACTCAGCAGCCTGGATACAGCTGTGAGCAGCTTATCGGGAGGGAATCAGCAGAAGGTGGTCCTCAGCAAGTGGCTGCTTACAAATCCAAGAATCCTGATCCTGGATGAGCCTACGAGAGGGATAGACGTCGGCGCTAAAAAAGAAATTTATCACATATTGCAGGAGCTGGCGGATAAGGGAGTCGGTATCATTGTCGTCTCCTCGGAACTCCCTGAGGTTTTGGGGATCAGTGACCGGGTCATGGTCATGAGAGAAGGGCAGATTGCGGGTGAAATATTCGTACGTGACGCTACAGAAGAAATATTGGTAAGGTATGCGATGGAGGGAAAATATAATGGATAA